From Mycobacteriales bacterium, the proteins below share one genomic window:
- the zwf gene encoding glucose-6-phosphate dehydrogenase: MTSTGPNPLRSPGDRRLPRVPGPCVLVVFGVTGDLARKKLIPAVYDLANRGLLPPGFVLLGFARRDWGDGDFEQLARSAAEKGARTEFRESTWHRLQDAIRFLPGSFDDDAAFDLLARTLRELDATHGTQGNAAFYLSIPPAAFPTVLKQMQRTGMSDNRQSGGWRRVVVEKPFGYDLPSSQALNGLVDDVFTAQDVFRIDHYLGKETVQNLLALRFANTLFEPIWGSHFVDSVQITMAEDGGIGGRAGFYEQTGAARDVLQNHLLQLLALTAMEEPVGFDAESLRTEKRKVLGALKPPADLAAYTVRGQYDQGWLAGERVKGYRAEEGVAGDSRTETYAAVRLEVETRRWAGVPFYLRTGKRLPRRVTEIAVVFHRAPHLPFAKTDTEKLGANQLVVRVQPDEGVTLRFGSKVPGTTMEVRDVAMDFQYGEAFTEASPEAYERLLLDVLLGDASLFPRNEEVEQSWQVIDPIEQFWAEQNAQGGEPHLYRAGEWGPRAAEQMLARDGRVWRRP, encoded by the coding sequence ATGACCTCCACCGGGCCGAACCCGCTGCGCTCCCCCGGCGACCGGCGGCTGCCACGCGTCCCGGGGCCGTGCGTCCTGGTCGTCTTCGGGGTGACCGGCGACCTGGCCAGGAAAAAGCTGATCCCGGCTGTCTACGACCTGGCCAACCGCGGACTGCTGCCGCCGGGCTTCGTGCTGCTCGGCTTCGCCCGCCGCGACTGGGGTGACGGCGACTTCGAGCAGCTGGCCCGCTCGGCGGCCGAGAAGGGCGCCCGTACCGAATTCCGCGAATCGACCTGGCACCGACTGCAGGACGCCATCAGGTTCCTGCCGGGCAGCTTCGACGACGATGCGGCGTTCGACCTGCTCGCCCGCACGCTGCGGGAGCTGGACGCCACTCACGGGACGCAGGGCAACGCGGCGTTCTACCTGTCGATCCCGCCGGCGGCGTTCCCGACGGTGCTCAAACAGATGCAGCGCACCGGCATGTCCGACAACCGGCAGTCAGGCGGCTGGCGGCGGGTCGTCGTGGAGAAGCCGTTCGGGTACGACCTGCCGTCGAGCCAGGCCCTCAACGGCCTGGTGGACGACGTCTTCACCGCCCAGGACGTCTTCCGCATCGACCACTACCTGGGCAAGGAGACAGTCCAGAACCTGCTGGCGCTGCGCTTCGCCAACACCCTGTTCGAGCCGATCTGGGGCAGCCACTTCGTCGACTCGGTCCAGATCACGATGGCCGAGGACGGCGGCATCGGCGGCCGCGCCGGCTTCTACGAGCAGACCGGTGCGGCCCGCGACGTCCTGCAGAACCACCTGCTGCAGCTGCTCGCGCTCACCGCGATGGAGGAGCCGGTCGGCTTCGACGCCGAGAGCCTGCGCACCGAGAAGCGCAAGGTGCTCGGCGCGCTCAAGCCACCGGCCGACCTGGCGGCCTACACCGTCCGCGGTCAGTACGACCAGGGGTGGCTGGCGGGCGAGCGGGTCAAGGGCTACCGCGCCGAGGAGGGGGTCGCCGGGGACAGCCGCACCGAGACCTATGCCGCGGTCCGGCTGGAGGTGGAGACGCGGCGCTGGGCGGGCGTGCCGTTCTACCTGCGTACCGGCAAGCGGCTCCCGAGGCGGGTCACCGAGATCGCCGTCGTCTTCCACCGGGCACCGCACCTGCCGTTCGCCAAGACCGACACCGAGAAGCTCGGCGCCAATCAACTGGTCGTGCGGGTCCAGCCGGACGAGGGCGTGACGCTGCGCTTCGGTTCCAAGGTGCCCGGCACCACGATGGAGGTGCGCGACGTGGCGATGGACTTCCAGTACGGCGAGGCCTTCACCGAGGCCAGCCCGGAGGCGTACGAACGGCTGCTGCTGGACGTGCTGCTCGGCGACGCGTCGCTGTTCCCGCGCAACGAGGAGGTCGAACAGAGCTGGCAGGTCATCGACCCGATCGAGCAGTTCTGGGCTGAGCAGAACGCGCAGGGCGGCGAGCCCCACCTCTACCGCGCCGGCGAGTGGGGGCCGCGGGCCGCCGAGCAGATGTTGGCCCGCGACGGCCGGGTCTGGAGGCGACCTTGA
- a CDS encoding glucose-6-phosphate isomerase — protein MSQPRAGEPVTAAGFTVRTSGASLLEAAGRVLAQAHDAGLAQALVDKDATLWGPEATPEASVRLGWLEVVEPGRALVPRVLALRDELRAEGVDRVVLCGMGGSSLAPEVICSTAGVPLVVVDTTDPGQVRSAFVELERTVVVVSSKSGGTIETDSHRRAARAAFEAAGLDPSQRIVVVTDPGSPFEQASKQEGTRAVFLADPDVGGRYSALTAFGLVPAGLAGADLAGLLDEAAALQPALSADSPALSLGAVLGGGAVAGRDKLVLAPAPGLVGFGDWVEQLVAESTGKEGKGLLPVVVEAPDAPGTEPSADSQLVVAGAAKTQGPAVGSTVTGPLGAQFLAWEYATAVAGWALRINPFDQPNVQESKDNTGAILDGAPSAVRPPLFSADGVNVFATGDLLAGVDTLSGALAALLAAVPERGYLAAMAYLDRQADASAAQLRAVLARRLAHPVTFGWAPRFLHSTGQFHKGGPQTGVFLQITGAVAHDLEVPGRPFTFGGLQAAQALGDLRALDSRGRPVLALHLTDRAQGLRALLAAAGGR, from the coding sequence GTGAGCCAGCCGCGTGCCGGCGAGCCGGTCACCGCAGCCGGGTTCACGGTCCGTACGTCCGGCGCGTCCCTGCTGGAGGCGGCCGGCCGGGTGCTGGCACAGGCGCACGACGCGGGCCTGGCGCAGGCGCTGGTCGACAAGGACGCCACCCTGTGGGGTCCTGAGGCCACGCCCGAGGCCAGCGTGCGGCTCGGCTGGCTGGAGGTCGTCGAGCCCGGCCGGGCGCTGGTGCCGAGGGTGCTGGCCCTGCGCGACGAGCTGCGCGCGGAGGGTGTCGACCGGGTCGTGCTCTGCGGCATGGGCGGGTCCTCCCTGGCCCCCGAAGTGATCTGCAGCACGGCCGGCGTGCCGCTGGTCGTGGTCGACACCACTGATCCGGGGCAGGTCCGGTCGGCCTTCGTGGAGCTCGAGCGCACCGTCGTCGTCGTGTCCTCGAAGTCCGGCGGGACGATCGAGACCGACAGTCACCGGCGGGCTGCGCGGGCGGCTTTCGAAGCGGCCGGGCTGGACCCGTCGCAGCGGATCGTCGTCGTGACCGATCCGGGCTCGCCGTTCGAGCAGGCCTCGAAGCAGGAGGGGACCCGGGCGGTGTTCCTCGCCGACCCCGACGTCGGTGGCCGCTACTCCGCCCTGACGGCCTTCGGCCTGGTGCCCGCCGGCCTGGCCGGGGCCGACCTCGCCGGCCTGCTCGACGAAGCCGCCGCCCTGCAGCCGGCCCTGTCCGCCGACTCCCCCGCGCTGTCGCTCGGCGCCGTGCTCGGCGGCGGCGCCGTCGCCGGCCGGGACAAGCTGGTGCTCGCGCCGGCGCCCGGGCTGGTCGGCTTCGGTGACTGGGTGGAGCAGTTGGTGGCCGAGTCGACCGGCAAGGAGGGCAAAGGGCTGCTGCCCGTCGTCGTCGAGGCGCCGGACGCGCCGGGGACCGAGCCGTCCGCCGACAGCCAGCTGGTCGTCGCCGGAGCGGCAAAGACGCAGGGACCTGCTGTCGGGAGCACGGTCACCGGGCCGCTGGGCGCGCAGTTCCTTGCCTGGGAGTACGCGACAGCGGTAGCCGGCTGGGCGTTGCGCATCAACCCGTTCGACCAGCCGAACGTCCAGGAGAGCAAGGACAACACCGGCGCGATCCTGGACGGTGCGCCGTCGGCCGTACGCCCGCCGCTGTTCAGTGCGGACGGCGTAAACGTGTTCGCGACGGGCGACCTGCTGGCCGGCGTCGACACCCTCTCGGGGGCGCTCGCCGCGCTGCTGGCAGCTGTGCCCGAACGCGGCTACCTCGCCGCGATGGCCTACCTGGACCGGCAGGCCGACGCCTCGGCAGCGCAGTTGCGGGCGGTCCTGGCCCGGCGGCTGGCGCATCCGGTCACCTTCGGCTGGGCCCCTCGTTTCCTGCACTCGACCGGGCAGTTCCACAAGGGCGGGCCGCAGACCGGGGTCTTCCTGCAGATCACCGGAGCCGTGGCCCACGACCTCGAGGTGCCCGGCCGGCCGTTCACGTTCGGCGGCCTGCAGGCCGCCCAGGCGCTCGGCGACCTGCGGGCCCTGGACTCCCGCGGCCGGCCGGTGCTGGCGCTGCACCTGACCGACCGTGCGCAGGGGCTCCGCGCGCTGCTGGCGGCGGCCGGCGGCCGATGA
- the tal gene encoding transaldolase: MSALTDLTSAGVAVWLDDLSRDRLRTGNLADLVREKEVVGVTTNPSIFQKALSDGAAYDDQVRDLALRGTDVGEAVRMLTSYDVRWACDVLREVYDRTDGVDGRVSIEVDPRIAQDTARTVAEAKALWWLVDRPNLYIKIPATRPGLPAITQVLAQGISVNVTLIFSLERYDAVMQAFLDGLEQAKAAGHDLSRLGSVASFFVSRVDSAIDGQLDDGAALRGTAAIANARLAYAHYEQVFSSDRWRALEQAGARPQRPLWASTGVKDPAYDDTRYVVELVAPGTVNTMPEATLEAVADHGVVRGDTVTTAYPEAQQVLDDLKSAGIDYDEVVRQLEEEGVAKFEDAWNALIECVTEQLEQAGADVAADGGTVPAGSGPAAGSTQSGSE; the protein is encoded by the coding sequence ATGTCTGCTCTGACCGACCTGACCTCGGCGGGCGTCGCCGTCTGGCTCGACGACCTGTCCCGCGACCGGCTGCGCACGGGGAATCTCGCGGACCTGGTCCGGGAGAAGGAGGTCGTCGGCGTCACGACCAACCCCTCCATCTTCCAGAAGGCGCTCTCGGACGGCGCGGCGTACGACGACCAGGTGCGTGACCTCGCGCTGCGCGGCACCGACGTGGGCGAGGCGGTGCGGATGCTGACCAGCTACGACGTGCGGTGGGCCTGCGACGTGCTGCGCGAGGTCTACGACCGCACCGACGGGGTCGACGGCCGGGTGTCGATCGAGGTGGACCCGAGGATCGCGCAGGACACCGCCCGCACCGTCGCGGAGGCGAAAGCCCTGTGGTGGCTGGTGGACCGGCCGAACCTCTACATCAAGATCCCGGCCACCCGGCCGGGCCTCCCGGCGATCACGCAGGTCCTGGCGCAGGGCATCAGTGTCAACGTGACCCTCATCTTCTCGCTGGAGCGCTACGACGCCGTGATGCAGGCGTTCCTCGACGGCCTGGAACAGGCGAAGGCCGCCGGGCACGACCTGTCGCGGCTCGGGTCCGTGGCGTCCTTCTTCGTGTCACGGGTGGACAGCGCGATCGACGGACAGCTCGACGACGGGGCCGCGCTCCGCGGCACGGCGGCCATCGCCAACGCCCGGCTGGCGTACGCGCACTACGAGCAGGTGTTCAGCAGCGACCGGTGGAGGGCGCTCGAGCAGGCCGGCGCCCGGCCGCAGCGCCCGCTGTGGGCGTCCACCGGGGTGAAGGACCCGGCCTACGACGACACGCGGTACGTCGTCGAGCTGGTGGCTCCCGGCACGGTCAACACGATGCCGGAGGCGACGCTCGAGGCGGTCGCCGACCACGGAGTCGTGCGCGGCGACACCGTCACGACGGCCTATCCCGAGGCGCAGCAGGTGCTCGATGACCTCAAGAGCGCCGGGATCGACTACGACGAGGTCGTGCGACAGCTGGAGGAGGAGGGCGTCGCGAAGTTCGAGGACGCCTGGAACGCGCTGATCGAGTGCGTCACCGAGCAGCTGGAGCAGGCGGGTGCGGACGTGGCGGCCGACGGCGGGACCGTTCCCGCCGGCAGCGGACCCGCCGCGGGTTCGACGCAGAGCGGCAGCGAGTGA
- the tkt gene encoding transketolase has product MTASQTDARQLEWTDLDRAAVEVSRALAMDAVEAAGSGHPGTAMSLAPSAYLIYQRLLRHDPSDPDWTGRDRLLLSCGHTSLTLYVQLFLSGYGLTVDDIAHLRQWGSLTPGHPEHGHTPGVEVTTGPLGQGVGNAVGMAMAARYERGLLDPEAPAGQSPFDHTIWCIASDGDLEEGVSAEASSLAGHQRLGNLVVLYDDNHISIEGDTQTAFSEDVVARYAAYGWHTHRVEDGNDVQEVYAALTAARAETDRPSFVSMRTIIGWPAPNLQNTGKAHGAALGEEEVRLTKQAIGFPVDAKFHAPDEIVQHARQVVERGRAARASWQEQYDAWAAANPQRKALHERMQARRLPDGWAAALPSFDADQKGIATRKASGAVLAALGEVVPELWGGSADLAESNNTTIEGAASFLPEGNPLKGADPYGRTLHFGVREHAMGAVMNGITLHGGTRVYGGTFLIFSDYMRGAVRLAALMKLPVTYVWTHDSIGLGEDGPTHQPIEQLASLRALPGLDVVRPADGNETAVAWRTILETTDRPAGICLTRQNVPTFDRSVFASAEGTAKGAYVLRDASNGAPEVLLVGTGSEVQICVAAQEILEAEGVPTRVVSMPCVEWFRAQDEAYQRGVFPADVKARVSVEAAVSQGWHEWVGEAGECVALEHFGASAPYTVLFEQFGMTAERVVAAARSSLSKLGRTTNTD; this is encoded by the coding sequence ATGACCGCTTCTCAGACCGATGCCCGCCAGCTCGAGTGGACCGACCTCGACCGCGCCGCCGTGGAGGTCTCGCGCGCTCTCGCGATGGACGCCGTGGAGGCCGCCGGTTCCGGCCATCCCGGAACAGCCATGAGCCTCGCGCCGTCTGCCTACCTGATCTACCAGCGGCTGCTGCGGCACGACCCGAGCGACCCGGACTGGACCGGCCGCGACCGGCTCCTGCTGTCCTGCGGCCACACGAGCCTGACGCTCTACGTCCAGCTGTTCCTGTCCGGATACGGCCTGACGGTCGACGACATCGCCCACCTGAGGCAGTGGGGCTCGCTCACCCCGGGCCACCCGGAGCACGGTCACACGCCAGGCGTGGAGGTCACCACCGGGCCGCTCGGGCAGGGCGTCGGGAACGCCGTCGGCATGGCGATGGCGGCGCGCTACGAGCGCGGACTGCTCGATCCCGAGGCGCCGGCCGGTCAGAGCCCGTTCGACCACACGATCTGGTGCATCGCCTCGGACGGCGACCTCGAGGAGGGCGTCAGTGCGGAGGCCTCGTCGCTGGCCGGCCACCAGCGCCTCGGCAACCTCGTGGTCCTCTACGACGACAACCACATCTCCATCGAGGGCGACACGCAGACCGCGTTCAGCGAGGACGTCGTGGCCCGCTACGCCGCCTACGGCTGGCACACGCATCGGGTCGAGGACGGCAACGACGTCCAGGAGGTGTACGCCGCGCTCACCGCGGCCCGGGCGGAGACCGACCGGCCGTCCTTCGTCTCGATGCGCACGATCATCGGCTGGCCCGCGCCGAACCTGCAGAACACCGGCAAGGCGCACGGCGCGGCGCTGGGCGAGGAGGAGGTGCGGCTGACCAAGCAGGCGATCGGCTTCCCGGTGGACGCCAAGTTCCACGCGCCCGACGAGATCGTGCAGCACGCCCGTCAGGTGGTCGAACGCGGCCGTGCCGCCCGTGCCTCCTGGCAGGAGCAGTACGACGCCTGGGCCGCGGCGAACCCGCAGCGCAAGGCGCTGCACGAGCGGATGCAGGCCCGCCGGCTGCCCGACGGCTGGGCCGCAGCACTGCCGTCGTTCGACGCCGACCAGAAGGGGATCGCCACCCGCAAGGCCAGTGGCGCGGTGCTGGCCGCGCTGGGCGAGGTCGTCCCCGAGCTGTGGGGGGGCTCCGCCGACCTGGCGGAGAGCAACAACACCACCATCGAGGGGGCGGCGTCGTTCCTGCCGGAGGGCAACCCGCTGAAGGGTGCCGACCCGTACGGCCGGACACTGCACTTCGGCGTCCGTGAGCACGCCATGGGTGCGGTGATGAACGGCATCACGCTGCACGGCGGCACCCGCGTCTACGGCGGCACCTTCCTGATCTTCAGCGACTACATGCGCGGCGCCGTCCGTCTGGCCGCGCTCATGAAGCTGCCGGTCACCTACGTCTGGACGCACGACTCGATCGGGCTCGGCGAGGACGGGCCGACGCACCAGCCGATCGAGCAGCTTGCCTCGCTGCGCGCGCTACCGGGGCTGGACGTGGTGCGGCCCGCCGACGGCAACGAGACCGCCGTGGCCTGGCGGACGATCCTCGAGACGACCGACCGGCCGGCCGGTATCTGCCTGACCCGGCAGAACGTCCCCACCTTCGACCGGAGCGTGTTCGCGTCCGCCGAGGGCACGGCGAAGGGCGCGTACGTCCTGCGGGATGCGAGCAACGGCGCCCCGGAGGTGCTGCTCGTCGGCACCGGCTCGGAGGTGCAGATCTGCGTCGCCGCACAGGAGATACTGGAGGCCGAGGGCGTCCCGACCCGCGTCGTGTCGATGCCGTGCGTCGAGTGGTTCCGGGCCCAGGACGAGGCCTACCAGCGCGGCGTGTTCCCCGCCGACGTGAAGGCCCGTGTCTCGGTCGAGGCGGCGGTGTCGCAGGGCTGGCACGAGTGGGTGGGCGAGGCCGGTGAGTGCGTGGCGCTCGAGCACTTCGGGGCGAGCGCGCCCTACACGGTGCTCTTCGAGCAGTTCGGGATGACCGCCGAGCGCGTCGTCGCTGCAGCGCGATCGTCGCTGTCGAAGTTGGGCAGGACGACCAACACCGACTAG
- a CDS encoding heme o synthase, with product MTTLADQTAATAVPGRGREAGLRATVGAYVALTKPRIIELLLVTTVPTMVLAEQGMPSLGLVLATLTGGSLAAGSANALNCYYDRDIDVVMDRTSSRPLAQRTVPPFNAFVFGLVLGVLSFVGLAVTTNLLSAVLAVTAIAFYVVVYTMLLKRRTSQNIVWGGAAGCMPVLIGWSAVTGTVAWPALVLFLVIFFWTPPHFWALAMRFREDYAAAAVPMLPVVASASVVAGRIVAYSWAMVGTSLLLVAPLGPSGPVYAVGAVLLGAVFLREAHLLRSRVRSGGEANPMRLFHWSISYLALLFVAVAVDALL from the coding sequence GTGACGACCCTCGCGGACCAGACCGCCGCCACGGCGGTCCCGGGCCGCGGACGTGAGGCCGGACTGCGGGCCACCGTGGGCGCCTACGTCGCCCTCACCAAGCCGCGCATCATCGAACTGCTGCTGGTCACGACCGTCCCGACCATGGTGCTGGCCGAGCAGGGCATGCCCTCCCTGGGGCTGGTGCTCGCGACCCTGACCGGCGGCTCGCTCGCGGCCGGCAGCGCGAACGCCCTGAACTGCTACTACGACCGCGACATCGACGTGGTCATGGACCGCACCTCCAGCCGGCCGCTCGCGCAGCGCACGGTGCCGCCGTTCAACGCCTTCGTGTTCGGCCTGGTGCTCGGCGTCCTGTCGTTCGTCGGATTGGCCGTGACGACCAACCTGCTGTCCGCGGTGCTCGCCGTCACGGCCATCGCCTTCTACGTCGTCGTCTACACGATGCTGCTCAAGCGGCGGACCTCACAGAACATCGTGTGGGGCGGGGCCGCAGGCTGCATGCCGGTGCTGATCGGCTGGTCCGCCGTCACCGGCACCGTCGCCTGGCCGGCGCTCGTGCTGTTCCTGGTCATCTTCTTCTGGACCCCGCCGCACTTCTGGGCGCTGGCGATGCGCTTCCGCGAGGACTACGCCGCCGCGGCCGTGCCGATGCTGCCGGTGGTCGCCTCCGCGTCCGTCGTCGCCGGCCGGATCGTCGCCTACTCCTGGGCGATGGTCGGCACGTCGCTGCTCCTGGTGGCCCCGCTCGGTCCCTCCGGCCCCGTCTACGCCGTCGGCGCCGTACTCCTGGGCGCGGTCTTCCTGCGCGAGGCGCACCTGCTGCGCAGCAGGGTCCGCAGCGGCGGCGAGGCCAATCCGATGCGGCTGTTCCACTGGTCCATCAGCTACCTGGCCCTGCTGTTCGTCGCCGTGGCGGTCGACGCGCTGCTCTGA
- a CDS encoding COX15/CtaA family protein — translation MPPRPAPRTVRRLALASVLANSAIVVTGGAVRLTSSGLGCPTWPRCTADSYTPTAEYALHGVIEFGNRLLTFVLLAVVLATTVAVWRQRPVRPGMRRLAVLVLLGIPAQALLGGITVLTGLNPWTVMGHFLLSTVLIALAVVLHQRAREGDLPPRSLVGPPLRRLGWALLVVVAATLVAGTVVTGSGPHSGDAAAGRTGLDPEAVSQLHAHLVFLLVGLTAAFWAALRATGAPSRPMGILLAVELAQGLLGFVQYLTGLPVVLVALHLVGACAVVVAAVHAVLALRDRGRPVGPPSTDPARGQVDGGPPSARRTADTPATAKATGRVGTR, via the coding sequence GTGCCTCCCCGCCCGGCCCCGCGCACGGTGCGCCGGCTCGCCCTCGCGAGCGTGCTGGCCAACAGCGCGATCGTCGTCACCGGCGGAGCCGTCCGGCTGACCTCCAGCGGCCTGGGCTGCCCGACCTGGCCGCGCTGCACGGCCGACAGCTACACGCCGACGGCCGAGTACGCCCTGCACGGCGTCATCGAGTTCGGCAACCGGTTGCTGACCTTCGTCCTGCTGGCCGTCGTGCTGGCGACCACCGTCGCGGTGTGGCGGCAGCGCCCGGTGCGGCCCGGGATGCGCCGCCTGGCGGTGCTCGTCCTGCTCGGCATCCCGGCGCAGGCACTTCTCGGTGGCATCACGGTCCTCACCGGGCTCAACCCGTGGACCGTGATGGGCCACTTCCTGCTGTCCACGGTGCTCATCGCGCTGGCCGTCGTGCTGCACCAACGCGCCCGCGAGGGTGACCTGCCGCCCCGGTCCCTGGTCGGCCCGCCGCTGCGACGGCTCGGCTGGGCCCTGCTCGTGGTCGTCGCCGCCACCCTGGTGGCCGGCACCGTCGTCACCGGCAGCGGCCCCCATTCCGGCGACGCGGCCGCGGGCCGTACCGGGCTGGACCCCGAGGCGGTCAGCCAGCTGCACGCCCATCTCGTCTTCCTGCTGGTCGGGCTCACCGCCGCCTTCTGGGCCGCGCTCAGGGCCACCGGCGCTCCGTCCCGGCCGATGGGCATCCTGCTCGCGGTGGAACTCGCGCAGGGCCTGCTCGGCTTCGTGCAGTACCTCACGGGCCTGCCGGTCGTGCTGGTGGCGCTGCACCTGGTCGGGGCCTGCGCGGTCGTCGTCGCGGCCGTCCATGCGGTGCTCGCGCTGCGGGACCGGGGCCGACCGGTCGGACCACCTTCAACGGATCCTGCGCGCGGCCAGGTGGACGGTGGTCCCCCGTCGGCGCGTCGTACGGCCGACACTCCCGCGACGGCGAAGGCCACCGGCAGGGTCGGCACGAGGTAG
- a CDS encoding ABC transporter permease gives MTWQTGEFAPRPGAASLARMLAAQTAAELKLVLRNGEQVLLSLVVPLGLLVVLVTVPFIPVEGPRANFFVPGVLALAVMSTAFTGQAIGVGFERQYGVLKRLGATALPRPVLLVAKTLTVLAIELLQVTLLCGVGLALGWDPAGSVLAVLALVVLGTAAFSGLGLLLGGTLPGLTTLAVANLLWFVLLVLGGVLFPVSAFGAAAPLLSLLPTAALSTGLRDVLVDGAALPLLSLTVLTGWAVVSLAAASRLFRWE, from the coding sequence GTGACCTGGCAGACCGGTGAGTTCGCCCCGCGCCCGGGCGCGGCATCCCTTGCCCGGATGCTCGCGGCCCAGACGGCGGCCGAGCTCAAGCTCGTCCTGCGCAACGGCGAGCAGGTGCTGCTGAGCCTGGTCGTCCCGCTCGGGCTGCTCGTCGTGCTGGTCACGGTGCCGTTCATCCCGGTGGAGGGCCCGCGGGCGAACTTCTTCGTCCCGGGCGTGCTGGCGCTGGCGGTGATGTCGACCGCCTTCACCGGCCAGGCGATCGGCGTCGGCTTCGAACGGCAGTACGGCGTGCTCAAGCGGCTGGGCGCCACTGCCCTCCCACGACCGGTGTTGCTGGTCGCCAAGACGCTGACGGTGCTCGCGATCGAGCTGCTCCAGGTCACGCTGCTCTGCGGCGTCGGGCTGGCGCTGGGCTGGGATCCCGCCGGGTCGGTGCTGGCAGTGCTGGCCCTGGTCGTCCTCGGCACTGCCGCCTTCAGCGGCCTGGGGCTGCTGCTCGGCGGGACCCTGCCCGGCCTCACCACGCTGGCCGTGGCCAACCTGCTCTGGTTCGTCCTGCTCGTCCTCGGCGGGGTGCTGTTCCCGGTCTCGGCCTTCGGCGCAGCCGCGCCGCTGCTGTCGCTGCTGCCGACGGCGGCGCTGTCGACCGGGCTGCGCGACGTGCTGGTCGACGGTGCGGCGCTGCCGCTGCTGTCGCTCACGGTGCTGACCGGCTGGGCGGTCGTCTCGCTGGCCGCGGCCAGCCGGCTGTTCCGCTGGGAGTAG
- a CDS encoding ABC transporter ATP-binding protein, producing MTTPALDVVGLGKSYSGRAVVDDLSFRVRAGSVLALLGPNGAGKTTTVEICQGFRSPDAGSVRVLGLPPRDPSLRPRVGVMPQIGGAYPGLRCAEMLRLVAAYAAHPLDPDDLLARLGLLEVARTPYRRLSGGQQQRLSLGLAIVGRPELVFLDEPTAGLDPQARRSTWELVEALRADGATVVLTTHLLDEAERLADDVVVVDHGRVVAAGTVTELTSRGTTGQLRFRSVPGLDLDQLLLALPPGCAAKESPAGQYLVEGPHGGAIDPQLLATVTAWCATHGAMAADLRVEQRSLEDVFLELTGTALRT from the coding sequence GTGACCACGCCCGCTCTCGACGTCGTCGGGCTGGGAAAGAGCTACTCCGGGCGAGCGGTTGTGGACGACCTGTCGTTCCGCGTGCGGGCCGGCAGCGTGCTCGCGCTGCTGGGCCCCAACGGCGCCGGCAAGACCACCACCGTCGAGATCTGCCAGGGCTTCCGCAGCCCGGACGCCGGCAGCGTGCGGGTGCTCGGCCTCCCGCCCCGGGACCCGTCGCTGCGGCCCCGGGTGGGCGTCATGCCACAGATCGGCGGCGCCTATCCGGGGCTGCGCTGCGCCGAGATGCTCCGCCTCGTCGCCGCCTACGCGGCCCACCCGCTCGACCCGGACGACCTGCTGGCCCGGCTGGGGCTGCTCGAGGTGGCCCGCACGCCCTACCGCCGACTGTCCGGCGGCCAGCAGCAGCGGCTGTCGCTCGGGCTGGCCATCGTCGGCCGGCCCGAGCTGGTCTTCCTCGACGAGCCGACGGCAGGGCTGGACCCGCAGGCCCGCCGGAGCACCTGGGAGCTGGTCGAGGCGCTGCGTGCGGACGGCGCCACGGTCGTCCTCACCACCCACCTGCTCGACGAGGCCGAGCGGCTGGCCGACGACGTGGTGGTCGTCGACCACGGACGCGTCGTCGCGGCCGGGACCGTCACAGAGCTCACCTCGCGGGGCACGACCGGTCAGCTGCGCTTCCGCAGCGTCCCCGGGCTCGACCTCGACCAGCTGCTGCTGGCGCTGCCTCCCGGCTGCGCCGCGAAGGAGTCGCCGGCGGGGCAGTACCTCGTCGAGGGGCCGCACGGCGGCGCCATCGATCCGCAGCTGCTGGCCACCGTGACCGCGTGGTGTGCCACCCACGGCGCCATGGCCGCCGACCTGCGGGTCGAGCAACGCAGCCTCGAGGACGTCTTCCTCGAGCTCACCGGGACGGCGCTGCGGACATGA
- a CDS encoding helix-turn-helix domain-containing protein, whose amino-acid sequence MTQVMTQVAGTRERVRSLLLALGPSTAATLGDRLGLSPAAVRKHLDALLLDGIVTTRAPRVRGLRGRGRPARLYALTDAGHATGPAAYDDLATSALRFLADAAGESAVEHFAQARVAELESRYAEQMRGTAPQDRPAVLAAALSADGYAATASGHGVGVQLCQHHCPVQHVAAEFPQLCDAETAALGRLLDVHVQRLATIAHGDGVCTTFIPAVPHVEAKAKR is encoded by the coding sequence ATGACGCAGGTGATGACCCAGGTCGCCGGCACCCGCGAGCGGGTCCGGTCGCTGCTGCTCGCCCTCGGACCGTCGACCGCCGCCACTCTGGGCGACCGGCTCGGCCTGAGCCCGGCGGCCGTCCGCAAGCACCTCGACGCGCTGCTGCTCGATGGCATCGTGACGACTCGTGCGCCCCGCGTCCGCGGCCTGCGCGGTCGTGGTCGTCCCGCGCGGCTCTACGCCCTCACGGACGCCGGCCATGCCACCGGTCCCGCGGCCTACGACGATCTGGCCACCAGCGCCCTGCGCTTCCTGGCCGACGCGGCGGGGGAGTCGGCTGTGGAGCACTTCGCGCAGGCGCGGGTGGCCGAGCTCGAGTCGCGCTACGCCGAGCAGATGCGCGGCACCGCGCCGCAGGACCGGCCGGCCGTGCTCGCCGCTGCCCTGTCCGCCGACGGCTATGCCGCCACGGCGTCCGGGCACGGGGTCGGCGTGCAGCTGTGCCAGCACCACTGTCCCGTTCAGCACGTGGCTGCGGAGTTCCCGCAGCTGTGCGACGCCGAGACGGCGGCCCTCGGGCGGCTGCTCGACGTGCACGTCCAGAGACTCGCGACGATCGCCCACGGCGACGGCGTGTGCACCACCTTCATCCCGGCAGTCCCCCATGTGGAAGCGAAGGCAAAGCGATGA